The sequence below is a genomic window from Pectinophora gossypiella chromosome 21, ilPecGoss1.1, whole genome shotgun sequence.
GCTTCACAACCCCACTTACTCCACCACCATTAAGACGGATCTCCACGAGGACCGCGGGAGGCACCTCTCGCATTAATATCAAGTTATCTTCACTCTTTGTGGTCTATTTATTCTTTTTGTGCGGTCAGGGCCAGTCCGAACCGACAATATACAGACAAATCCTATAAAGTacgttggtgacatcgtaacgaatactgaggaggatgattcagaccatgattctgagttaatatcaagtggaatatcaagttttcttttatgattatttttaattctatacttttgtgatggaaactttaacatgataattattaactcaataatgagctgaatcatgcgccttagtattcgttacgatgtctcttacaccccgtacaagtacgtaagggctagtgacaccgtaacgaatactgagggggatgattcagaccacgattgtgagttggtatcaagtggaatttattttcggaaaattcatgatttttagatagatagaacgtttatttgcatgaacacagtacaatggtcttaataagtaatatgtatgtccttagtgtccttatgtttttattgtgtttactaaattattttcagttccataattttacgatcgaaaattctacttgatatcaactcagaatcatgggctcaatcattcctcaaagttttcgttacgatgtcactaacttccTGTATTGTGCTTCCTTAAAACCTCTAAACTACTGATTGcgactttattttataagtttaaaaaatataaggggTAATAGTGATTTGAAATAAAACACCCATCATCTTATATGTCATTTCCATTGTCATCATACTCGTCATCCTGGTCCTCATCATCCACCACGACCCGATTCTGCTGCTTGCTCCACCTGTGACCTCTGACGGTGGAATGTATCCAGGAGCTGATGTCTCCAGGAGATACAAGGGTTACAAACGACGGACCTGCCTCCAACTCGCAGTCTTCAGGTTTCCATGAAGAGATGATGCCCCAAAGAATACCATTTAAGACCACTGGGGCGCCAACGTCTCGCTGTAAGTAAGACGATAAAttcgatcttcttcttatcacgtgagttgtgaggtggaataccaacctcatcaaccctggtgtcagggttatgattgagcccccaaaagcccctggcatggctcatgtaacgattactcacttacatagtaaatagtaaccgggacaacagcttaacgtgtcttccgaagcacggatcatcttactttcggacaatcatgtgtgatcagcctgtaatgtcctaaccaaagtagggctcacaaaatgtattttttaagacTTACCGAACAGGGCTCCATTCCTATTGAGAGGTCCAAACACATGAGGGTATTTGTCGCATTTATGTCTAAACCTTCCATTTCTTCAGCACATTTCTCAGGATTTGATGGATGCAGGTGGGAGACCGTCAATATGCGTCGTCTTTTGATCATTTCCATGGACTTAAGCTGTTGAAGCTCTTCAGAATTCTTATCCTGGAAAACGTAAGCTGATTTGGAAGGTATGTAAACTACTGgatattaaatacatacattaaaTCACGGCCGTAATCCGTGGGGTGGGGGAATGTCCTTTTAAGATCCATACCATACAACTATTGTGTTTTGAAATCTAGGAGGTTATATGCATGTGATGAaacttatggtgacaaggaaaGGACACGATCCCTATGTCGGATTTTACGGCATGCGTtcatgttctatgtttttaatcgCTCCCATTCCAGCGTAGAAGCTGATTGGATATCCTGCGTACCAATACGTACCGATGCAGAATTCGCCAAACCAACCTGGAAAAATTTGTGATTCAGCATCGGTAATGATtttactataataattataaaggcATTGTAATGTCTAAAATGCCAGGTCAAGTGTACTATAAACCGGTGAGCATGCAATGTCTTTAGACGAGGggaagaaacgaaagtggtgtgtcagaatcgtagtaagtggagttCCGTGGCCTTTTATCATCTCtgtagcgttattccgtttctcacggggtccgcctacctaacctgaaaatttggcAGGTTCAGTTCTATACAGTTGCGGTTGTTtctttgaccttccaacccgcgaagggaaaaccagcctaatacaggttagatcacatacctccgaaacgcaaaTGCGAgtttgctcacgatgttttccttcaaaaattctaaaatcattagtttaggctcGTGCTGGATTTCGAACTTcgacctcataatgagagtcaagccttctttcaactgggcaaccacggctctttcttccatggtctctgcctacaggatataggcgtgaactttatgtatgtagtgtAATGCCTACCTTTCCGAGTTATATATCTAACATTATGTAAAATTTAATGCTTACCAAAGGCATAGGCCATGACGTAACTATATAATGCGTTGCTGTCACTTCTCTGGTTCTCTTCTGCAACCTTATTGGGTTCAAATTTGGCGTCAATCTCACTGGTTTTGGTAGTTTTATCAATGCTATGTCGAATTCTGGCTTCGTATCACTGAAGTATGGGTGGATTTCGAATAGTTTGATCGGCGTTAGTATTCCTCCTTTCTTGTAGTTGATACTGCCTAGTCGTACGCGCAGTTCTCTCGCTGACTCTCTGACactgaaattaaaattttgggtgtagcttttttttttacgtgacttattgtagattttccgcagatggcatttactacttggtcgaacaaatgagtaacgctgacggctctcacccggtactaaataaaagacaacaggtctgagggtgctcaactgggcgcgaacctcggatcagggcggcgtctgagagaaagaatatttgaaaaaaataaacgaccctagtgggcctatagctataagcgctgaatgagggaaatcttccaccacgctggcggggtcggtatcggggatttAGGTTCTAGGTTTATTTAAACAAACTTCTCAAAAGTGAAACGCCGGTTCTTACtacggtaccggacttgcaccaatgagttattaatttatcttaagtgcagttttcactcgACTACtatagactgcgatacggctcaccgctcATCACGatgatctaacagaaaactcggtgaggtgtgggtactcagtttatgttgcgatggatgtagctctgactaccccaatggggatatagtcatgaggttATGTTAGGTTTACTGTAATGCTTTcggaggtgggcagagccattgGAAATTAATTTGCAGATACACTTGATATTGGTGCCCTAAGATTGTTAATGCCATAAGCCTTCTTCTTTGCAGCCATAACACATTTCTGGTAGATTAATATTGTTAGTTCCTTGggggaagcctatgcccagcagtgagcgtcgtacggctgatgatgatgaatattgtaAGTAATACCATACTCCATACTAAATCTTTTTcctaccgtgtgccgccttactGTCTAGATgtaagcgagacagacaatcagCACGCACTCCCCACACACTCCCCGTTACTCCTTTAAAACTTACTCTCATTTAGACTAaaatccagagggggtgaggtaaatcttaCTCAGCGCCCGATAACCACCATCATGCGGAAACGCAGCACATCATtggtgcgcagggtgcgggcCAGCCCTAACAGCGTCCTGAGCGTGTTTGCGAGTAGGTTTGACTGTCAGTACATGCGCCATTGTTGTATGATGCATTTACTGACAAGCAAAAACTactagtaattttaattttattgtattttaattttggttttaattttgattttaattttgattttaattttgattttaattttgattttgattttgattttaattttaattttaattttattttattttattttttattttttttaagtgtgtaattaattaattaatgtaatatggaccatcatgtctgaaataaatgatttttgatttgatttgatttgataagaaTTGGTGCGAGACGGAAACTAATAATAGAATCTTGGCTTTCAATGATTATCTGGCTTtggaacaatcaggtgatcagcctgcaatgtccttaccaaattaGGGTTCAGAATTTGATTTTTGTAGTATGTCACCACCGGCATAACAACCCTGGATCTCCAATTTGCGAGCCCGAGACTCAACTCTCAGTTTATATTGCTGAAAACTTGTTACCTATTGTGtttgttatattgttttataagcTGTTAGTTTTCTTGTACCTAATACTGCTGTTGTAATGAATTTAccaatgtataaatattataataatatgattaccaataaatacaacaCCCCCATTGGTTTTGTGCGGTTTTTATCGCATCAATATTGTTTGTGTCCTTATGAAAAATATACactttacttaagtacttactt
It includes:
- the LOC126376857 gene encoding hypodermin-A-like, whose amino-acid sequence is MCLKVALSSLIFLANNVLCRNAYPSLGSVHNFSYNELGDHTMVTDSEIFPYVCAILRKSTYISAGALIDESWVLTAGDALFLVRESARELRVRLGSINYKKGGILTPIKLFEIHPYFSDTKPEFDIALIKLPKPVRLTPNLNPIRLQKRTREVTATHYIVTSWPMPLLQQLKSMEMIKRRRILTVSHLHPSNPEKCAEEMEGLDINATNTLMCLDLSIGMEPCSRDVGAPVVLNGILWGIISSWKPEDCELEAGPSFVTLVSPGDISSWIHSTVRGHRWSKRHTVKFEIAFLQSCITSGYKV